The proteins below come from a single Mya arenaria isolate MELC-2E11 chromosome 6, ASM2691426v1 genomic window:
- the LOC128237681 gene encoding LOW QUALITY PROTEIN: probable G-protein coupled receptor Mth-like 11 (The sequence of the model RefSeq protein was modified relative to this genomic sequence to represent the inferred CDS: inserted 2 bases in 1 codon; deleted 2 bases in 1 codon) → MCPDGLVLVVTLILFPTSFVVRSQTTHPHQWGYSRDDDYDPFSVLEYDSDTCAEMRTCGRGLSYPDKSCNCDELCVLMNDCCDGFITEQTLESTSFEINADQFSCETVRGLVLHRHYGVLLVSKCSSNWTEARTKSLCESDFHFEKDLMKKTPVSDGSYLQIMYKNMYCAYCNFEYNILFWSPEHVCFENMTNVRMIPFSPHCRLSFTAPLFNSTKRVCGVVPPISTCGNKSEVKLIVLCEQGHYNLVYDEYGNEYRNEHCAQCNGVDMNKLYCMDLSVHTDIIPKPTEGSGDRLASLTLLVNLNLGTFEKDGKIIDSKKCSYDEIYDIMYDKCREVFCPPTTFQRKGRCILQAVVEKQMQQYSDRHYCTWAKLDPAEYIFTNDSNLFILSRQETYNDSQFHQIGTDVFICHSLNNTCFQCESVKVTFNFDKSEEYLSTIGLVISILSLLLTVIVYLTFPQLLNTPGKILMSMVVSLLLAQLLFLISSEVSSYPLVCKILAICDHYFFLAAFCWMNVIAFDLWKTFSSKVSAPSSSESAXKTLLFYSFYGFVIPMCIVCAALILEFGNLNIDTSMKPYYGRNICWISSRNSLILFFLGPLALFKLFDMTSFIFTAVHIARARKQGAAARRKKNTCSLLINIKLSVVMGLTWVFAFVANVANLQVMWYLFIIFNTFQGLFIAISFLCTRKVVRLVHEKYAVFSSTLKSSAETETTFASKSNLKYS, encoded by the exons ATGTGTCCTGATGGTTTGGTGCTGGTAGTTACTCTCATTCTTTTTCCGACATCGTTTGTGGTACGTTCGCAGACGACTCACCCGCATCAATGGGGCTACAGCAGGGACGACGACTACGATCCATTCAGCGTCCTCGAATACGACTCGGACACGTGTGCGGAAATGCGGACGTGTGGAAGGGGCCTCTCATATCCGGACAAAAGTTGTAATTGTGACGAGCTCTGTGTGTTAATGAACGATTGTTGCGATGGATTTATAACTGAGCAGACACTCGAAAGTACCTCTTTTGAAATAAACGCAGACCAGTTTTCATGCGAGACGGTGAGAGGACTTGTCTTACATCGTCATTACGGTGTTTTGCTAGTTTCCAAGTGTTCGTCAAACTGGACTGAAGCACGAACAAAATCCCTTTGCGAAAGTGACTTTCATTTTGAGAAGGATCTTATGAAGAAAACACCTGTTTCGGACGGCTCTTATTTGCaaataatgtacaaaaatatgtactgtgcatactgcaactttgaatacaacattttattttggtcGCCTGAACAtgtttgctttgaaaatatgACTAATGTCCGTATGATACCGTTCAGTCCACATTGTCGACTTTCGTTCACTGCACCGTTGTTCAATTCCACGAAAAGAGTATGTGGAGTGGTGCCACCGATTTCTACCTGTGGAAATAAGTCAGAAGTGAAGCTTATTGTTTTATGTGAACAAGGTCATTATAACCTTGTTTATGATGAATATGGTAACGAGTATAGAAACGAACATTGCGCGCAGTGTAATGGTGTAGACATGAACAAGCTTTATTGTATGGATTTATCAGTTCATACTGATATTATACCAAAACCAACCGAGGGGTCTGGCGATCGTTTAGCAAGTCTTACGCTTCTAGTGAACCTTAATCTCGGTACATTTGAAAAAGATGGAAAAATTATTGATTCAAAGAAATGCAGTTATGATGAAATATACGACATAATGTACGACAAATGTCGGGAGGTGTTTTGCCCACCAACTACATTTCAACGAAAAGGTCGCTGCATTCTACAGGCTGTAGTCGAAAAACAAATGCAACAATATTCCGACAGACATTATTGTACCTGGGCGAAACTAGATCCAgctgaatatatatttacaaacgattcaaacttgtttattttatcgAGACAGGAAACCTACAATGACTCTCAATTCCACCAGATTGGCACAGATGTTTTTATTTGCCATAGTCTAAACAATACCTGTTTTCAATGTGAATCGGTCAAGGTCACGTTTAACTTTGATAAGTCAGAGGAGTACTTGTCAACGATCGGACTTGTAATTTCAATCCTTTCTCTTCTTTTGACTGTGATCGTTTATCTCACTTTTCCTCAACTTCTAAATACTCCAGGCAAAATCCTTATGTCTATGGTGGTATCTCTTTTGCTAGCTCAATTGTTGTTCTTGATTTCTTCAGAAGTGTCTTCTTATCCTTTAGTATGTAAAATACTGGCAATATGCGACCATTATTTCTTTTTAGCAGCCTTTTGTTGGATGAACGTTATTGCGTTCGATTTGTGGAAAACCTTTTCAAGTAAGGTAAGCGCTCCAAGTTCAAGCGAAAGTGC AAAAACGTTATTATTTTACAGTTTCTATGGCTTCGTTATTCCAATGTGTATTGTTTGTGCGGCTTTGATATTAGAGTTTGGCAATTTG AATATAGATACAAGTATGAAACCATACTATGGGCGAAACATATGTTGGATTAGTTCACGCAATAGCCTAATCTTATTCTTTCTTGGACCTCTTGCCCTGTTTAAGCTCTTTGACATGACTTCTTTTATCTTTACCGCCGTGCACATTGCCCGGGCAAGAAAGCAAGGAGCCGCTGCAAGGAGAAAAAAGAACACATGCTCGTTGCTGATCAACATCAAGCTCTCTGTAGTCATGGGTCTAACATGGGTGTTTGCCTTTGTTGCAAATGTGGCCAACTTGCAGGTTATGTGGtacttgtttataatatttaacacaTTCCAGGGCCTCTTTATCGCCATCAGTTTCCTGTGCACGAGGAAAGTAGTCCGTCTGGTGCACGAAAAATATGCGGTATTCTCCAGCACATTAAAGTCCTCCGCAGAAACAGAGACGACCTTTGCCTCGAAGTCTAACCTTAAGTATTCTTGA